In Hahella sp. KA22, one genomic interval encodes:
- the pbpG gene encoding D-alanyl-D-alanine endopeptidase, giving the protein MKNILIALSLLFCSSVVLADSETTLPENLQSLDTSNISLGSVNAKVVDVESGVTLFAKNPETVAPIASISKLMTAMVVLDAELPLDEMVTITEEDVDTWKNTYSRMRIGAVLPRSELLLLALMSSENRAALALGRSYPGGMSAFVNAMNDKARALNMRDTRFVEPSGLSMENVSTASDLVRMVSAASRYKLIRDYTTTPSHLIKLGETENEMEYRNTNLLVRQGEWGIRLSKTGFINEAGRCLVMMADVGERPVAIVLLDSYGRRTPIGDANRIKQWMVTGKSAPVAGAALKYEQEKNSGVFQTAAMDDDTQS; this is encoded by the coding sequence ATGAAAAACATCCTGATCGCTCTGTCTCTTTTATTCTGTTCCTCGGTTGTGCTCGCTGATTCTGAAACCACTCTCCCTGAAAACCTGCAAAGCCTGGATACGTCCAACATCAGTTTGGGTTCCGTGAACGCCAAGGTGGTGGATGTGGAGAGCGGCGTTACGTTATTCGCCAAAAATCCGGAAACGGTGGCGCCCATCGCATCCATCAGCAAGCTAATGACCGCCATGGTGGTGCTGGATGCGGAATTGCCCCTTGATGAAATGGTGACGATTACGGAAGAGGACGTCGACACTTGGAAAAACACTTACTCGCGGATGCGTATCGGCGCGGTATTGCCCCGCAGCGAGCTTCTGCTACTCGCACTGATGTCTTCGGAAAACCGCGCTGCGCTGGCGTTGGGACGCTCCTACCCCGGCGGTATGAGCGCCTTCGTCAACGCCATGAATGACAAGGCGAGAGCGCTGAACATGCGCGACACCCGCTTTGTCGAGCCCAGCGGATTGTCCATGGAGAATGTGTCCACCGCGTCGGACTTGGTCAGAATGGTCTCCGCCGCGTCGCGCTATAAACTCATCCGTGATTACACCACGACCCCCAGCCACCTGATCAAGCTCGGCGAAACGGAAAACGAAATGGAGTACCGCAACACCAACCTTCTGGTGCGCCAAGGTGAGTGGGGCATCAGACTCAGTAAAACCGGATTTATCAATGAAGCCGGTCGTTGCCTGGTGATGATGGCCGATGTAGGCGAACGTCCTGTAGCAATCGTGCTGTTGGACTCCTATGGCAGACGCACGCCTATTGGCGACGCCAACCGCATCAAGCAATGGATGGTCACTGGAAAAAGCGCGCCCGTCGCGGGAGCGGCGCTCAAATACGAACAGGAGAAAAATTCCGGCGTATTCCAGACCGCCGCCATGGACGACGACACGCAAAGCTAA
- a CDS encoding carbohydrate ABC transporter permease, protein MQRAVTRTLLAPSVISLLLWMIVPLAMTIYFSTIRYNLLYPGEHNFTGLLNYEFFVTDPGFWPAVNNTLILLGSVLAITVVLGVALSALIDQPFFGRGAVRVLLISPFFVMPTVSALIWKNMMMNPVYGVFAWLSQMVGMEPMDWLADVPLFSIIIMVSWQWLPFAILVFVTALQSQDTEQKEAARMDGATSWHIFRYLTIPHLARPVAVVIMIETIFLLVVFAEIYVSTGGGPGYDSTNLAYLIYSQALLQFDVGIASAGGLFAVVLANIVAFFLIRAIGKNLTV, encoded by the coding sequence ATGCAACGTGCTGTAACGCGAACGTTACTCGCTCCGTCCGTCATCTCACTGTTGTTGTGGATGATCGTGCCCCTGGCGATGACGATATATTTCTCCACCATCCGTTATAACCTGCTGTACCCCGGCGAGCATAACTTCACTGGCTTGCTGAACTACGAGTTTTTCGTCACCGACCCCGGCTTCTGGCCGGCGGTGAACAATACGCTGATCCTGCTGGGATCGGTGCTGGCTATCACTGTGGTGCTTGGCGTGGCGTTGTCCGCCCTGATTGATCAGCCTTTCTTTGGTCGCGGCGCGGTGCGGGTATTGTTGATCTCGCCGTTTTTCGTCATGCCTACGGTCAGCGCATTGATCTGGAAAAACATGATGATGAACCCGGTGTATGGGGTCTTCGCCTGGCTCTCGCAAATGGTCGGGATGGAGCCGATGGACTGGCTGGCGGACGTCCCCCTGTTTTCCATCATCATCATGGTGAGCTGGCAGTGGCTGCCGTTTGCGATTCTGGTGTTCGTCACTGCGTTGCAGTCCCAGGATACGGAGCAAAAAGAAGCGGCGCGGATGGACGGCGCCACCAGCTGGCATATTTTCCGCTATCTCACCATTCCCCATCTCGCTCGCCCGGTCGCTGTGGTGATCATGATCGAAACCATTTTTCTGCTGGTGGTGTTCGCTGAGATTTATGTTTCTACCGGCGGTGGCCCCGGCTATGACAGCACCAACCTGGCGTATCTGATCTATTCCCAGGCGCTATTGCAATTCGATGTGGGCATTGCGTCCGCAGGCGGTTTGTTTGCGGTGGTGTTGGCCAATATCGTGGCGTTTTTCCTGATTCGCGCCATCGGCAAGAACTTAACGGTGTGA
- a CDS encoding sugar ABC transporter substrate-binding protein → MKFLSRAALVSAATISLGISSLASAVEEITIATVNNGHMIEMQKLSSHFEKANPDIKLKWVTLEEGVLRQNVTQDIANKSGLYDVMTIGMYETPIWGKRGWLKEINTDASYDVDDILPAVRKGLSVDGKLYAAPFYGESSMIMYRKDLVEKAGMTIEDRPTWGHIRDVAAALHKPKEGVYGICLRGKSGWGDNMAFISTMANSFGARWFDEKWKPQLTTPAWTHAVSFYVDLLKNYGPPGSSSNSFNEILALFNEGKCGIWIDATIAASFVSDPKQSKVADKVAFAQSPVAVTDKGANWLWAWSLAIPAATKHAEAAQKFVTWATSKDYIQLVADTQGWGSVPTGTRTSTYENPEFLKAAVFASAELKAINSANPEDNTLEPSPYIGVQFAAIPEFQAIGMATGQMLTGALTGSVSVEKALQSANVSADRQMRQSGYY, encoded by the coding sequence ATGAAGTTTCTATCCCGCGCTGCGCTGGTTTCGGCGGCGACCATTTCCCTGGGGATCTCGTCTCTCGCGTCAGCGGTTGAGGAAATCACAATCGCTACCGTCAACAACGGCCACATGATCGAAATGCAGAAGCTGAGCAGCCATTTCGAAAAGGCCAATCCAGACATCAAATTGAAATGGGTGACGTTGGAAGAAGGCGTTTTGCGCCAGAACGTCACGCAGGACATCGCCAATAAGAGCGGCTTGTACGATGTGATGACCATCGGCATGTACGAGACGCCGATCTGGGGCAAACGCGGTTGGTTAAAGGAAATAAATACCGACGCGTCCTATGATGTGGACGATATTCTACCGGCGGTTCGTAAAGGACTGTCTGTCGACGGCAAACTCTATGCGGCGCCTTTTTACGGCGAAAGCTCCATGATCATGTACCGCAAGGACCTGGTCGAAAAAGCGGGCATGACCATCGAAGATCGACCCACCTGGGGGCATATCAGAGATGTGGCGGCGGCGCTGCACAAGCCTAAGGAAGGCGTCTACGGCATCTGCCTGCGCGGCAAATCCGGATGGGGCGACAACATGGCGTTCATCTCCACCATGGCCAACTCATTTGGCGCGCGCTGGTTTGATGAAAAATGGAAGCCGCAGCTGACCACGCCCGCCTGGACCCATGCCGTCAGCTTCTATGTTGATCTGCTGAAGAACTACGGCCCGCCGGGCTCCAGTTCTAACAGCTTCAACGAGATCCTGGCGCTATTCAACGAAGGCAAGTGCGGCATCTGGATCGACGCCACTATAGCGGCGTCATTCGTCAGCGATCCCAAACAGAGCAAAGTTGCAGACAAGGTCGCCTTTGCGCAATCCCCCGTCGCTGTGACCGATAAGGGCGCCAACTGGCTGTGGGCATGGTCGCTCGCCATTCCCGCCGCGACCAAGCATGCTGAAGCGGCGCAGAAGTTCGTCACCTGGGCCACTTCCAAGGACTACATCCAACTGGTGGCGGATACGCAGGGATGGGGCTCGGTTCCTACCGGTACGCGCACCAGCACCTACGAAAATCCTGAGTTCCTGAAAGCGGCGGTATTCGCATCAGCGGAGCTTAAGGCCATTAACTCCGCTAATCCAGAAGACAACACTCTGGAGCCGTCGCCCTATATCGGCGTGCAGTTCGCCGCCATTCCCGAATTTCAGGCGATTGGCATGGCGACCGGGCAGATGTTGACCGGGGCGTTGACGGGCAGCGTGTCCGTTGAAAAAGCGCTGCAGTCCGCCAATGTGTCGGCGGATCGTCAGATGCGTCAGTCCGGCTATTACTGA
- a CDS encoding carbohydrate ABC transporter permease — translation MNLKQKYKVRTWIVGVSAWGIALLLFFPILWMFLTSFKTELQAISSPPTLVFEPTLENFSLVQERSDYLKHAINSIVTSFGATILALLIAIPGAYAMAFYPGKRTKDLLLWMLSTKMLPAVGVLVPIYILFRDYGLLDTRIGLIIIFTMMNLPIVVWMLFSYFKDIPREILEACRMDGASPMGEVVKIVMPLAWGGIASTGLLSIVLCWNESFWSLNLTAADAGTLTSMIASYSSPEGLFWAKLSAASTLACAPIVAFGWLCQKQLVQGLTFGAVK, via the coding sequence ATGAATCTGAAGCAAAAATATAAAGTGCGTACCTGGATCGTAGGCGTTTCCGCCTGGGGAATCGCTTTGCTGCTGTTTTTTCCCATTCTGTGGATGTTTCTGACCTCATTCAAAACTGAGCTGCAGGCGATTTCCTCGCCGCCCACATTGGTGTTCGAACCGACTCTGGAGAACTTTTCTCTGGTGCAGGAGCGCAGCGATTACCTGAAGCACGCCATCAACTCGATTGTGACGTCCTTCGGCGCGACTATTCTGGCGCTGCTGATCGCCATTCCCGGCGCTTACGCCATGGCGTTTTATCCCGGAAAGCGCACCAAGGATCTGTTGCTGTGGATGTTGTCCACCAAAATGCTGCCCGCGGTGGGCGTACTGGTGCCGATTTACATTCTGTTCCGTGATTACGGGCTGCTCGATACGCGTATTGGTCTGATCATCATTTTCACCATGATGAACCTGCCCATCGTGGTGTGGATGCTGTTTTCCTACTTCAAAGACATTCCCAGGGAAATCCTGGAAGCCTGCAGAATGGATGGAGCCAGTCCCATGGGAGAGGTAGTGAAAATCGTCATGCCGCTGGCCTGGGGAGGCATCGCCTCCACTGGTCTGTTGTCCATCGTGCTGTGTTGGAACGAGTCATTCTGGTCTCTCAACCTGACCGCGGCGGACGCCGGCACGCTGACTTCCATGATCGCCTCATACTCCAGCCCGGAAGGCCTGTTCTGGGCCAAGCTTTCAGCGGCTTCCACACTGGCCTGCGCCCCCATCGTCGCGTTCGGCTGGTTATGTCAGAAGCAGTTGGTGCAGGGCCTGACGTTCGGCGCCGTGAAATAG